Proteins from a genomic interval of Caulobacter rhizosphaerae:
- a CDS encoding 3-deoxy-D-manno-octulosonic acid transferase codes for MSLPLSLALYRAATTVLEPFAPLLLSRRAQAGKEDRARLHERLGRPRIPRPPMGPSGRLVWLHGASVGESLSILPLVERLRAERPDVAVLVSSGTVTSADLLARRLPAGAVHQFLPVDTPGGARRFLDHWRPDLAVFVESELWPNLLLTAKARGVRLALVSAKLSDKSYAGWRARPFAAFELFSGFDLILAQDGRAAERLSSLGGTVAGEADLKFGAAPLPVDAAALASLRVRLSDRPLLLAASTHPGEDERVLAAWRALPAHSDYDRPRLVIVPRHPERGAAIADMALAAGATTCLRSREPDDSAEVIVADTLGELGLWYRLADLALVAGSLVEGIGGHNPLEPARLDCPIVSGPHVENWLTAYADLRDADGVTFADASVLGARLAELLARPEVLKRQAANARAFVARRDAEARAGLDRILALLDAEARA; via the coding sequence GTGAGCCTTCCCCTGTCCCTGGCGCTCTATAGGGCGGCGACCACCGTCCTGGAGCCGTTCGCGCCCCTGCTGCTGAGCCGCCGGGCCCAGGCCGGCAAGGAGGACCGCGCCCGGCTGCACGAGCGGCTGGGCCGGCCCAGGATCCCGCGTCCGCCAATGGGCCCCTCTGGGCGGCTGGTCTGGCTGCACGGGGCCAGCGTCGGCGAGAGCCTGTCGATCCTGCCCCTGGTCGAGCGGCTGCGGGCCGAGCGTCCGGACGTCGCGGTGCTGGTCAGCTCCGGCACCGTCACCTCGGCGGACCTGCTGGCTCGGCGCCTGCCGGCCGGGGCGGTCCACCAGTTCCTGCCGGTCGACACCCCGGGCGGCGCGCGGCGGTTCCTCGACCACTGGCGGCCCGACCTGGCGGTGTTCGTCGAGAGCGAGCTGTGGCCCAACCTGCTGCTGACCGCCAAGGCGCGCGGGGTGAGGCTGGCCCTGGTCTCGGCCAAGCTGTCGGACAAGAGCTACGCCGGCTGGCGGGCCCGGCCGTTCGCGGCCTTCGAGCTGTTCAGCGGCTTCGACCTGATCCTGGCCCAGGACGGCCGCGCCGCCGAGCGTCTGTCCAGCCTGGGCGGGACCGTGGCCGGCGAGGCCGACCTGAAGTTCGGCGCGGCGCCGCTGCCGGTCGACGCGGCGGCCCTGGCCAGCCTGCGCGTGCGGCTCAGCGACCGGCCGCTGCTGCTGGCCGCCAGCACCCATCCGGGCGAGGACGAGCGGGTGCTGGCGGCCTGGCGCGCCCTGCCCGCCCACAGCGACTATGACCGTCCGCGGCTGGTGATCGTCCCCCGCCATCCCGAACGCGGCGCCGCCATCGCGGACATGGCCCTGGCCGCCGGGGCCACGACCTGCCTGCGCAGTCGCGAACCCGACGACTCCGCCGAGGTCATCGTCGCCGACACCCTGGGCGAGCTGGGCCTGTGGTACCGGCTGGCCGACCTGGCCCTGGTGGCCGGCAGCCTGGTGGAGGGGATCGGCGGCCACAATCCGCTGGAGCCGGCGCGGCTGGACTGTCCGATCGTCTCCGGCCCGCATGTCGAGAACTGGCTGACCGCCTATGCCGACCTGCGCGACGCCGACGGCGTGACCTTCGCCGACGCCTCGGTGCTGGGCGCGCGGCTGGCCGAGCTGCTGGCCCGGCCAGAGGTCCTGAAGCGGCAGGCGGCCAACGCCCGGGCGTTCGTCGCCCGGCGCGACGCCGAGGCGCGGGCGGGGCTGGACCGCATCCTCGCCCTGCTCGACGCGGAGGCGCGGGCATGA
- the lpxK gene encoding tetraacyldisaccharide 4'-kinase yields MKLATPRWWYRRDGAPSPLTRALLTPLSWIWAAQTARRIARTQPRGADCAVICVGNFTVGGVGKTPIVRELLLTLTQRGRRAHGLSRGYGGRLKGPVQVDPLRHAARDVGDEPLMLAQDFPIWVSRDRVLGARRAAAAGAEVVVMDDGHQNPDLRKTLSLVVVDGETREDEWPFGDGKVFPAGPMREPLAASLARTDAVIVLLPGDLPAADPDLLALFGDTPVLIARLEPATPPPKGRQVGFAGIGKPWKVERALKAAGCHLVDFAPYPDHGEYDEATLTFLAERAATYSAGLVTTEKDWVRLPPAWRDQVTAWPVRARFEDEGALGALLERAGL; encoded by the coding sequence ATGAAGCTGGCCACCCCGCGCTGGTGGTACCGTCGCGACGGCGCCCCCAGCCCGCTGACCCGCGCCCTGCTGACCCCGCTGTCGTGGATCTGGGCCGCCCAGACCGCCCGGCGGATCGCCCGCACCCAGCCGCGCGGCGCCGACTGCGCGGTGATCTGCGTGGGCAACTTCACGGTTGGCGGGGTGGGCAAGACGCCGATCGTCCGCGAGCTGCTGCTGACCCTGACCCAGCGCGGCCGCCGCGCCCACGGCCTGTCGCGCGGCTATGGCGGCCGACTGAAGGGGCCGGTCCAGGTCGACCCGCTGCGGCATGCCGCCCGCGACGTCGGCGACGAGCCGCTGATGCTGGCCCAGGACTTCCCGATCTGGGTGTCGCGCGACCGGGTGCTGGGGGCTCGTCGCGCCGCCGCGGCCGGGGCCGAGGTGGTGGTCATGGACGACGGCCACCAGAACCCCGACCTGCGCAAGACCCTGTCGCTGGTGGTGGTCGACGGCGAGACCCGCGAGGACGAATGGCCGTTCGGCGACGGCAAGGTGTTCCCGGCCGGGCCGATGCGCGAGCCCCTGGCGGCCAGCCTGGCCCGCACCGACGCGGTGATCGTGCTGCTGCCGGGCGACCTACCGGCCGCGGACCCCGACCTGCTGGCCCTGTTCGGCGACACCCCGGTGCTGATCGCCCGGCTGGAGCCCGCCACCCCGCCGCCCAAGGGCCGGCAGGTCGGCTTCGCGGGCATCGGCAAGCCGTGGAAGGTGGAGCGGGCCCTGAAGGCGGCCGGCTGTCATCTGGTCGACTTCGCGCCCTATCCCGACCACGGCGAATACGACGAGGCGACCCTCACCTTCCTGGCCGAGCGGGCGGCGACCTACAGCGCCGGGTTGGTGACGACCGAGAAAGACTGGGTGCGGCTGCCGCCGGCCTGGCGCGACCAGGTGACGGCCTGGCCGGTTAGGGCGCGGTTCGAGGACGAGGGGGCGCTGGGGGCGTTGCTGGAGAGGGCGGGGCTTTAG
- a CDS encoding phosphotransferase family protein: MAASEPSVQDLNSGTKPVDPRHAIDEARLAAWLEAHVDGYQGPLEVRQFKGGQSNPTYQLVTPSKKYVLRRKPPGKLLPSAHAVDREFKVISGLNRANFPVAKAYALCLDEDVIGTIFYVMDNVEGRILWDGTLPDYAPAERRAIYEAEIATLAALHTVDYAAVGLADYGKPGNYFARQIDRWTKQYKASETRTIEAMDRLIAFLPASCPADDVTSIVHGDYRLDNMILHPSEPKVVAVLDWELSTLGNPLADFSYFLMNWVMPSDQRGGLAEIQDLTAYGVPTIDEAVAQYCRLTGRDGLPNLDWYFSYNLFRLAGICQGIVGRVRDGTAASAHAELMEARVPVLARGAWEFAQKAGA; the protein is encoded by the coding sequence ATGGCCGCGAGCGAACCGTCCGTCCAGGACCTCAATTCCGGAACCAAGCCCGTCGACCCGCGCCACGCCATCGACGAGGCCCGGCTGGCGGCCTGGCTGGAGGCCCATGTCGACGGCTACCAGGGCCCGCTGGAGGTGCGCCAGTTCAAGGGCGGCCAGTCCAACCCGACCTACCAGCTGGTCACGCCGTCGAAGAAGTACGTCCTGCGCCGCAAGCCGCCGGGCAAGCTGCTGCCCAGCGCCCACGCCGTCGATCGCGAGTTCAAGGTGATCTCGGGCCTGAACAGGGCGAACTTCCCCGTCGCCAAGGCCTATGCCCTGTGCCTGGACGAGGACGTGATCGGCACGATCTTCTACGTGATGGACAATGTCGAAGGCCGGATCCTGTGGGACGGGACCCTGCCGGACTACGCCCCGGCCGAGCGCCGGGCGATCTACGAGGCCGAGATCGCCACCCTGGCGGCCCTGCACACGGTCGACTACGCCGCCGTGGGCCTGGCCGATTATGGCAAGCCCGGCAACTACTTCGCCCGCCAGATCGACCGCTGGACCAAGCAGTACAAGGCGTCCGAAACCCGGACGATCGAGGCCATGGACCGGCTGATCGCGTTTCTGCCGGCGAGCTGCCCGGCCGATGACGTCACCTCGATCGTCCATGGCGACTACCGCCTGGACAACATGATCCTGCACCCCAGCGAGCCGAAGGTGGTGGCGGTGCTGGACTGGGAGCTGTCGACCCTGGGCAATCCGCTGGCCGACTTCAGCTACTTCCTGATGAACTGGGTGATGCCGTCCGACCAGCGCGGCGGCCTGGCCGAGATCCAGGATCTCACCGCCTATGGCGTGCCCACCATCGACGAGGCCGTGGCGCAGTACTGCCGGCTGACCGGCCGCGACGGCTTGCCGAACCTGGACTGGTACTTCAGCTACAACCTGTTCCGCCTGGCCGGGATCTGCCAGGGCATCGTCGGCCGGGTGCGCGACGGCACGGCCGCCAGCGCCCATGCCGAGCTGATGGAGGCGCGGGTGCCCGTGCTCGCCCGGGGCGCCTGGGAATTCGCGCAGAAGGCGGGGGCTTAG
- a CDS encoding VOC family protein — translation MRLNHIDLPVPDVAATRDFFETWLGFTHERTLGQDGLAILRDQAGLVLVLSRLRRHGSQAWPVPFHIGFHLESPAAVSDLQARMAAGGLAVDPPAMQHGAFAFYLTAPGDILVEVAHRA, via the coding sequence ATGCGCCTGAACCATATCGACCTGCCCGTGCCCGACGTCGCCGCGACCCGGGACTTCTTCGAGACCTGGCTGGGCTTCACCCACGAGCGGACCCTGGGCCAGGACGGCCTGGCCATCCTGCGCGACCAGGCCGGCCTGGTGCTGGTGCTCAGCCGCCTGCGCCGCCACGGGTCTCAGGCCTGGCCGGTCCCGTTCCATATCGGCTTCCACCTGGAGAGCCCGGCGGCCGTATCCGACCTCCAGGCCCGCATGGCGGCCGGCGGCCTCGCCGTCGACCCGCCGGCGATGCAGCACGGCGCGTTCGCCTTCTACCTGACCGCGCCCGGCGACATCCTGGTGGAGGTGGCGCACCGGGCCTGA
- the purD gene encoding phosphoribosylamine--glycine ligase, with amino-acid sequence MEKLNILLVGSGGREHALAWKIAQSPLCGRLVAAPGNPGVEQVAELRPVKVTDVDGLVALAREIAADLVVVGPESALEVGLADELAKAGIPCFGGSALAARLETSKAFTKDFCARHGLPTAAYGVFTDAASAGAFLDTLTAPFVIKADGLAAGKGVVIAADRAEADAAVLDMLGGRFGSAGARVVIEEFMHGEEASLFAICDGQTAVLFGAAQDHKRAYDGDEGPNTGGMGTYSPPPVLTPALVDQAWRELVLPTIAGMAAEGCPYVGVLYAGLMLTEQGPKLVEYNARFGDPECQTLMLRLESDLVPLLLAAAKGELASAAPPVWREEAAICVVLAAEGYPDAPKTGGLIQGADSEFGGEAVIFHAGTARDAEGRLVASGGRVLNVCALGATLHEARDVAYAALGAVSLEGGFYRTDIGWRALSQH; translated from the coding sequence ATGGAAAAGCTGAACATCCTGCTCGTCGGGTCCGGTGGGCGCGAGCACGCCCTGGCCTGGAAGATCGCCCAGTCGCCGCTGTGCGGCCGCCTTGTCGCCGCGCCGGGCAATCCGGGCGTCGAACAGGTCGCCGAGCTGCGCCCGGTCAAGGTCACCGACGTGGACGGCCTGGTCGCCCTGGCCCGGGAGATCGCCGCCGACCTCGTGGTGGTGGGTCCGGAATCGGCGCTGGAGGTCGGCCTGGCCGACGAACTGGCCAAGGCCGGGATCCCCTGTTTCGGCGGCAGCGCCCTGGCCGCGCGGCTGGAGACCAGCAAGGCCTTCACCAAGGACTTCTGCGCCCGCCACGGCCTGCCGACGGCGGCCTATGGCGTGTTCACCGACGCGGCCTCGGCCGGCGCCTTCCTCGACACCCTCACCGCGCCGTTCGTGATCAAGGCCGACGGCCTGGCGGCCGGCAAGGGCGTGGTGATTGCCGCCGACCGGGCCGAGGCCGACGCCGCTGTGCTGGACATGCTGGGCGGCCGCTTCGGCTCGGCCGGGGCGCGGGTGGTGATCGAGGAGTTCATGCACGGCGAGGAGGCCTCGCTGTTCGCGATCTGCGACGGCCAAACGGCGGTGCTGTTCGGCGCCGCCCAGGACCACAAGCGGGCCTATGACGGCGACGAAGGCCCCAACACCGGCGGCATGGGCACCTATTCGCCGCCGCCGGTCCTGACCCCGGCCTTGGTCGACCAGGCCTGGCGCGAGCTGGTCCTGCCCACCATCGCCGGCATGGCCGCCGAGGGCTGTCCCTATGTCGGCGTGCTCTATGCCGGGCTGATGCTGACCGAGCAGGGGCCCAAGCTGGTCGAGTACAACGCCCGCTTCGGCGATCCCGAGTGCCAGACCCTGATGCTGCGCCTGGAAAGCGACCTGGTCCCGCTGCTGCTGGCCGCCGCCAAGGGTGAGCTGGCGTCCGCTGCGCCGCCGGTCTGGCGCGAGGAGGCGGCGATCTGCGTGGTGCTGGCGGCCGAGGGCTATCCCGACGCGCCCAAGACCGGCGGCCTGATCCAGGGCGCCGACAGCGAGTTCGGCGGCGAGGCCGTGATCTTCCACGCCGGCACGGCCCGCGACGCCGAGGGCCGGCTGGTGGCGTCCGGCGGCCGGGTGCTGAACGTCTGCGCCCTGGGCGCGACGTTGCACGAGGCCCGCGACGTCGCCTATGCGGCCCTGGGCGCGGTGTCGCTGGAGGGTGGGTTCTATCGCACCGACATCGGCTGGCGGGCGCTGAGCCAGCATTGA
- a CDS encoding nuclear transport factor 2 family protein: MRLIRTVLMAAALSPAAAHGAPVPAPGPGPGPTNATPADAVRLYGEATAQRDPVKLGRAFQPSAIAYEVDGGTVSATYQAQWKPRLAQAPEPSGPSTPPPTIERIDAGETTALARLRSVRDGRPLVDYVLLARLAGGWRIVGTLRQPDPAEDPASAAAVAGVVDDKFEADRRWDEAGLGETLDPRALVMSVENGEFVAASVAEWRARYVDRRKTSPGARFEVTSRLVDAQGDVGMARWSFRTESGEWTDRALMLRTASGWRMAALLFVREAP, translated from the coding sequence ATGCGATTGATCCGGACCGTGCTGATGGCCGCCGCCCTGTCGCCCGCCGCGGCCCACGGCGCCCCCGTCCCCGCGCCGGGGCCGGGGCCGGGGCCGACGAACGCCACGCCCGCCGACGCCGTACGCCTCTATGGCGAGGCGACCGCCCAGCGGGATCCCGTCAAGCTCGGCCGCGCCTTCCAGCCCAGCGCCATCGCCTATGAAGTCGACGGCGGGACGGTCAGCGCCACCTACCAGGCCCAATGGAAGCCGCGCCTGGCCCAGGCGCCGGAACCGTCGGGACCGTCGACGCCGCCCCCGACGATCGAGCGGATCGACGCCGGGGAAACCACCGCCCTGGCCAGGCTGCGCTCGGTCCGCGACGGCCGGCCGCTGGTCGACTACGTGCTGCTGGCGCGGCTGGCGGGCGGCTGGCGCATCGTCGGAACCCTCCGCCAGCCGGATCCGGCCGAAGACCCCGCCTCGGCGGCGGCGGTGGCCGGGGTGGTGGACGACAAGTTCGAGGCCGACCGCCGCTGGGACGAGGCCGGGCTCGGCGAGACCCTCGATCCCCGGGCCCTGGTCATGAGCGTCGAGAACGGCGAGTTCGTCGCCGCGTCCGTCGCCGAGTGGCGCGCGCGCTACGTGGACCGGCGCAAGACCTCGCCCGGCGCGCGGTTCGAGGTCACCAGCCGCCTGGTCGACGCCCAGGGCGACGTCGGCATGGCCCGCTGGTCGTTCCGCACCGAAAGCGGCGAATGGACGGACCGCGCGCTGATGCTGCGGACGGCGTCGGGGTGGCGGATGGCCGCCTTGCTGTTCGTCAGGGAAGCGCCTTAG
- a CDS encoding alpha-L-fucosidase, whose translation MGRLAKTAFVALAVFAAPLASIAQPAKRDVVLLIDNHIFTHKPFKFDEAVLRQSIRAMLEHVRPERVVVFAVGHDGHAQYPSKFFPEQKASPGFPLLQGPTQDLLQIWREETARTRTGMIVYVSTLRNDALQDSHPEYFRIFGNGVRATVIDHNSAYADEVLLPGLQEIIDRYNPDGFFLDGDYWTAHESWNPASTAGFVKETGLPVPTDYPQASYPPFVKYTYESYRRDYVGKLEAFFDRQKRPLNWSINAAFTVRDPSPEPANYGTVAVDLPFFALGEAYIESLFSQRLKGGAEIVYPLFAQSEGAAPYQYKSKAQLKQELAVAVVNRSLVSFYLPLGYDGTIALDRIQPAIEVYDEFENHIGTQARPDQKLLAKIAIVNPNGDAIATRRFEELRKASLHLYETGVVHAITTETLAPSGGYTHFVFPRMNHAERPDLIPSLLKGGQRVLWAVNERAADEKTEAIIAALRSSLREVKADCADCEALRDSSGGEIWLVPAIDNATLDKFASTIDPAVTFPGKPEYVYALAYGDALKETIYLSSVAWGGYAFGRHTLFEDLEPTPSMSVRLKAPATCVQRTMGGDIKLPRGRELTLQPFDTITKVECDL comes from the coding sequence ATGGGTCGACTGGCGAAGACGGCCTTTGTCGCCCTGGCGGTGTTCGCCGCGCCCTTGGCGTCCATCGCCCAGCCCGCCAAGCGGGACGTTGTCCTGCTGATCGACAACCACATCTTCACCCACAAACCGTTCAAGTTCGACGAGGCGGTGCTGCGTCAAAGCATCCGGGCGATGCTAGAGCATGTGCGGCCGGAGCGGGTCGTCGTGTTCGCGGTTGGGCATGACGGCCACGCTCAGTATCCGAGCAAGTTTTTCCCTGAACAGAAGGCCAGCCCGGGCTTTCCTCTGCTCCAGGGGCCGACCCAGGATCTGCTCCAGATCTGGCGGGAGGAGACCGCGCGCACCCGCACGGGCATGATCGTCTATGTCAGTACGCTGCGGAACGACGCGCTCCAGGACTCCCATCCCGAATATTTCCGCATCTTCGGAAACGGCGTTCGCGCCACGGTGATCGACCACAACAGCGCCTATGCGGACGAGGTGCTGTTGCCGGGGCTGCAAGAGATCATCGACCGGTACAATCCAGACGGGTTCTTTCTCGACGGCGACTATTGGACCGCCCACGAGAGCTGGAACCCGGCGAGCACAGCAGGCTTCGTCAAGGAGACCGGACTACCGGTCCCGACGGATTACCCCCAGGCCAGCTATCCCCCCTTCGTGAAATACACCTACGAATCCTATAGGCGCGACTACGTCGGAAAGCTGGAGGCGTTCTTTGACCGCCAAAAGCGGCCACTGAACTGGTCGATCAACGCCGCCTTCACAGTGCGCGATCCCAGCCCTGAGCCGGCCAACTACGGCACGGTCGCGGTGGACCTGCCGTTCTTCGCCCTCGGAGAAGCCTATATTGAATCGCTGTTCAGCCAACGATTGAAGGGCGGGGCCGAGATCGTCTATCCGCTGTTCGCGCAGTCGGAGGGCGCTGCTCCGTATCAGTACAAGTCCAAGGCGCAGCTCAAGCAGGAACTGGCCGTGGCCGTGGTCAATCGGTCGCTGGTCAGCTTCTACCTGCCGCTCGGGTATGACGGGACCATCGCGCTGGATCGGATCCAGCCTGCAATCGAGGTCTACGACGAGTTCGAGAACCATATCGGGACGCAAGCCCGGCCGGACCAGAAGCTCCTGGCCAAGATCGCCATTGTGAACCCGAACGGCGACGCCATCGCGACCCGCCGGTTCGAGGAGTTGCGCAAGGCCTCGCTGCACCTCTACGAGACCGGGGTGGTCCACGCGATCACGACCGAGACCCTGGCGCCTTCCGGGGGCTACACCCACTTCGTGTTCCCCCGCATGAACCACGCGGAGAGGCCGGATCTGATCCCGTCCCTGCTCAAGGGCGGCCAGCGCGTGCTGTGGGCAGTGAACGAGCGTGCGGCCGACGAGAAGACCGAAGCCATCATCGCCGCTCTTCGGTCCAGCCTGCGTGAGGTCAAGGCCGATTGCGCCGACTGTGAAGCCCTGAGGGACAGCAGCGGCGGCGAGATCTGGCTTGTCCCGGCGATCGACAACGCGACCCTGGACAAGTTCGCCAGCACCATAGACCCCGCCGTGACCTTCCCCGGCAAGCCTGAATACGTCTATGCCCTGGCCTACGGCGACGCCCTCAAGGAGACGATCTACCTCTCCTCGGTGGCCTGGGGCGGATACGCGTTCGGGCGGCACACGCTGTTCGAAGACCTTGAGCCAACGCCGTCGATGTCGGTTCGGCTCAAGGCTCCGGCCACCTGTGTTCAGCGCACCATGGGGGGCGACATCAAGCTTCCCCGCGGGCGCGAACTGACGCTCCAGCCTTTCGACACCATCACCAAAGTCGAGTGCGACCTGTGA
- a CDS encoding winged helix-turn-helix transcriptional regulator, with the protein MSISRELATPAAQTETSFPEAAATCPVERAIWIIGGRWKLLVIRALMLGGPQRYNDILRAIPQLSAKELTRNLRELETAGLVARQAADSADRSAYGLTDLGASLHPAFKLLGEFGQALARPRAAASTGERD; encoded by the coding sequence GTGTCGATCAGCCGCGAGCTCGCGACCCCGGCGGCTCAGACCGAAACGTCCTTCCCCGAGGCGGCCGCCACCTGCCCGGTCGAGCGGGCGATCTGGATCATCGGCGGGCGGTGGAAGCTGCTGGTCATCCGGGCGCTGATGCTCGGCGGCCCCCAGCGCTACAACGACATCCTGCGCGCCATCCCCCAGCTCAGCGCCAAGGAGCTGACGCGGAACCTGCGCGAGCTGGAGACCGCGGGCCTGGTCGCCCGGCAGGCCGCCGACTCCGCCGACCGCTCCGCCTATGGCCTCACCGACCTCGGCGCCAGCCTGCACCCGGCCTTCAAGCTGCTGGGCGAGTTCGGCCAAGCGCTGGCGCGGCCGCGGGCGGCGGCGTCGACCGGGGAGCGGGACTGA
- a CDS encoding NAD(P)H-binding protein, whose amino-acid sequence MRSAKTPTVLVIGATGKTGRRLVPELRARGAAVRAAGRQAAEGLTPFDWGRPETFAPALRGADAVYLVPPAFVEDPTAATGALLDEARRAGVGTVVLLSSLGATFAGEPEDSGRRRLERQVTTSGLDWTILRPTGFNQNFSEGFLLPGILQADKVVTAAGHGAVAHVDAGDIAAVAAVALTAPGHAGAAYAVTGPQALDFDAAAALIGQAAGRTITHAPLPSAAFGDILKQAGVPDDYLAMVLRDQAGIEAGAAAVVTDVVARVTGRPAVAFADYAREAAGAWARSAAA is encoded by the coding sequence ATGCGAAGCGCGAAGACACCGACGGTTCTGGTCATCGGCGCCACCGGCAAGACCGGACGGAGGCTGGTCCCCGAACTGCGGGCGCGCGGCGCGGCCGTGCGGGCCGCCGGTCGCCAGGCGGCCGAGGGCCTGACGCCCTTCGACTGGGGCCGGCCCGAGACCTTCGCCCCGGCCCTGCGCGGCGCCGACGCGGTCTATCTGGTCCCGCCCGCCTTCGTCGAGGATCCGACGGCGGCGACCGGCGCGCTGCTGGACGAGGCCCGGCGGGCCGGCGTCGGGACGGTGGTGCTGCTGTCGTCGCTGGGCGCGACCTTCGCCGGCGAGCCGGAGGACTCGGGCCGACGGCGGCTCGAGCGCCAGGTGACGACGTCGGGCCTGGACTGGACGATCCTGCGGCCGACCGGCTTCAACCAGAACTTCTCCGAAGGCTTCCTGCTGCCGGGCATCCTGCAGGCCGACAAGGTGGTCACCGCCGCTGGCCACGGGGCGGTGGCCCATGTCGACGCCGGCGACATCGCCGCCGTGGCGGCGGTCGCCCTGACCGCGCCGGGCCACGCTGGAGCCGCCTACGCCGTCACCGGGCCGCAGGCCCTGGACTTCGACGCCGCCGCCGCCCTGATCGGCCAGGCCGCCGGCCGCACCATCACCCACGCGCCGCTGCCGAGCGCGGCGTTCGGCGACATTCTGAAACAGGCCGGGGTCCCCGACGATTATCTGGCCATGGTGCTGCGCGACCAGGCGGGGATCGAGGCCGGCGCGGCCGCGGTCGTCACCGACGTCGTCGCGCGCGTCACCGGCCGCCCGGCCGTCGCCTTCGCCGACTATGCGCGCGAGGCGGCGGGCGCCTGGGCGCGGTCGGCGGCGGCGTGA
- a CDS encoding RHS repeat domain-containing protein codes for MARFAFGLAMLAGPALAGDTTYVYDVHGQVVAVTRGTGATGYIYDQAGNRTQVTAEAAAAKTVAAKSLRAAPAGPTVLPPPSIEVRSPAPPSLEAPPSGAGPVPGAPGAGPKGEALPAPLSAEPTS; via the coding sequence GTGGCCAGGTTCGCGTTTGGCTTGGCGATGCTGGCGGGGCCGGCCCTGGCGGGCGACACGACCTATGTCTACGACGTCCATGGCCAAGTGGTCGCGGTGACCCGCGGTACCGGCGCGACCGGCTATATCTATGACCAGGCGGGCAACCGCACTCAAGTCACGGCGGAAGCCGCCGCGGCAAAGACGGTCGCCGCGAAGTCTCTGCGCGCGGCGCCCGCGGGCCCTACTGTGCTGCCGCCACCTAGTATTGAGGTGCGCAGTCCCGCGCCTCCAAGCCTTGAAGCTCCGCCCTCGGGAGCAGGTCCGGTGCCGGGCGCGCCTGGCGCTGGACCAAAGGGCGAGGCCTTGCCGGCCCCCCTTTCGGCTGAACCGACCTCGTAG